The Thermococcus thermotolerans genome contains a region encoding:
- a CDS encoding tyrosine-type recombinase/integrase produces MANLCRDDESGAPLRFFGETKEGKVFTAKKQYFKGNSAKKDNFESETLFTKKWRIKEEHLQLFWEHYENKDITPRHKKHIEKIINTFLEFSNYVVDYPTLKRFFKMIDKKWSDETYNRYLMYVKKLCKVVGVDERLLNLFSYKKVNHQIKIVKKEDVEEFIRIVKESKLPNSEKDQLVLLILLLSVTGMRIVEALKLKKRDIDLESRAIYIQSEYTKKREFRVTFFTNQVRSLLEKHLQGLEKNERVFDFTIYQSNKTYLDKIFREDLNTELRLKDLRKFFIQEWKRKNGDSMVLQLIVGHKGLVTTQNYLKLEIERLKQEYDKVFSHIIFKM; encoded by the coding sequence ATGGCTAACCTCTGCAGGGATGATGAGTCTGGAGCCCCCTTGAGGTTTTTTGGGGAAACAAAGGAAGGGAAAGTTTTTACTGCTAAAAAGCAATACTTTAAAGGAAATTCTGCTAAAAAGGACAATTTTGAGAGTGAGACCCTCTTCACAAAGAAGTGGAGAATTAAAGAAGAACACCTGCAACTTTTCTGGGAGCACTATGAAAATAAAGACATCACACCCAGGCACAAAAAACATATAGAGAAGATTATCAACACTTTTCTGGAGTTCTCAAATTATGTAGTTGACTACCCAACACTGAAGAGGTTTTTCAAGATGATAGACAAAAAATGGAGTGATGAAACCTACAACAGGTACTTGATGTATGTAAAGAAACTTTGCAAGGTTGTTGGGGTTGATGAGAGATTATTAAACCTCTTCTCCTACAAGAAAGTGAACCATCAAATCAAAATAGTCAAAAAGGAAGATGTAGAAGAGTTTATTAGGATTGTCAAGGAGAGTAAACTACCCAATAGTGAGAAAGACCAATTAGTTCTTTTGATTCTCCTATTATCAGTTACTGGAATGAGGATTGTGGAGGCTTTAAAGTTGAAGAAGAGAGATATAGACTTAGAGAGTAGGGCAATATATATCCAATCAGAATACACAAAGAAAAGGGAGTTCAGGGTGACATTTTTCACAAACCAAGTGAGAAGCCTACTGGAAAAGCATCTACAAGGACTGGAAAAGAATGAGAGAGTATTTGACTTCACAATATACCAATCAAACAAAACATATTTAGATAAAATCTTCAGAGAAGACTTGAATACAGAATTGAGGCTTAAAGACCTCAGAAAATTCTTCATACAAGAATGGAAAAGGAAAAATGGGGATAGCATGGTCTTACAGCTGATTGTTGGGCACAAGGGATTAGTAACAACCCAAAACTACCTGAAACTGGAAATAGAGAGGCTTAAACAAGAGTATGATAAAGTTTTTTCACACATAATCTTCAAGATGTAA